The stretch of DNA TTCCTGAATGATATTTTATATTTAATATTGAATAATAATAACCTACCTCTTTTTCTAATGGATTTAATCTAAATATATCATATTCCATTTCACCATTATTATTTATTATATTTTCTGCTATTTTTAACTGAGTTGAAACTTCACTTATCTCTGAAGAAAGTTTTGATTTTAATCTTTGAACAAATTCTTTAGTTACATTTGAATTTAACTCTGTAAACATCTCTTTATCTTTAAATAACTTTCTAATATTTTCATGTAATCTATTATAGATATTAAACTCTACATTATTTATAATAATTTGAGAATTTATTGTTTTTCTAAATACAATACGTATCTCTTTTGCTAAAATATGTGGAAATTCTATTTGGAATAAAGATGTAGGTGAATTATTTTCATATTCTTTCAATTTTTCCCATTTGTCTTGATTTTCCACTCTATAAAATACTATTGCACTGTATACTCTTCCTATAGTTTCTCCTGAAATTTCACTTAAAAGATTTAGATTATTAAATATTTTTTTATCTTGGAATTTAAATATTACTTCACCTAATTCTGAACTTTGATAATATGTTTCATTATTTCCATCTAAAATATTTTCCAATCCAACTTTTTCTACACATGTAGTTTCTAATGTTATTAACTCACTTGGATAAATATTAGATATATCTTCATTATTAAATAAACCATTTTGATTTATAATTTTTAATTGTCCAAATTTAACTTTCCATTTCTCATCTTCATCTAATGATATTTGAATTTGAGGATTTATTAAAACTTTTTCACTAAAAATTCCAATAACTTTTTTATTTTCTAAATCTAAACTTAATTTTAAATCTTTTATATACTTTTGATTTCCAAAAGAATCTTTATAATATACTGATGTGTCTAAAATTTTATCTGGTAGTTCTTCAAAGTATATTTCTAAACCATTTGCTATTAAAATCTCATTATTGTTTACTTCATACTCTATAGGTGATGATATTTTTTCTATATAAAGTTTCTTTGCTAAAACTAATTTATCAATATATTCTTGAGTATATAAATCTTTCGATAAAAGCTCTGATATTTCTTCACCAGTAACTGTATCTTTTAACTCTAAACATTCTGATGTTTTAAATAAATTATTAATTTTTTCTTCTAAAAGATTATAAATAAATATTTCTAATTCATTTATAAACATCCAGTTATTTTCACCTTGTTCTAAGTTAATCCAAATTTCATCTGTTAAATATTTTTCACCTTTTATTTCTAACCAATCATTTTCATATTCTTCTCTTTGGTAACTTCCTAAATCTACCCAACTTCCATCAAAATTATTTTTTAATGAAATTTTATATTTTTGTAAGAATCCTGATGTACTATTTTTTCTATAGCTCATTACTCTTCCTGCTTCAATTAACATTGGTTTATCGAGCTTTAAGTATATGTATGCTCCAGGAGTTGTTTTAAAGTGAATTTGCCCTGTTAAATCTCCATCAAATATATTTTCTATTTTATTATAAGGAGCATTTAAAGCTGAATTTCTTAAGCTAAAACTTTCTCTTTGAAGTCTTTTATCAGTATCATTATCAATAGAAAATTCCTCAAAGTTATATGAATTTGTCTTTATTTGATATATTTTTTGAATTCCGTAAGTTTGATCTTTTCCATAAATTATTAGTGCAGCTTTAGATGTCATTATTTTTTCAAATTCAACGATTACATTGTCACCGTTAATATTAAAAATAACTTCTTTTTCTCTTTCATATCCTAACGTATCTATGTACTTTAAATGAATTTTAGAAATTTCTCCTTCTGTTATAAATTCTATTCTATCAAAAATTTTAATCTCATTTAATGGAATTTCAATCTCTTCAAATGTTAAAGTTTCAAATAAAAATTTAGCTAACTGTAATTTTTTTATAAGAGTTGAATCCTTCTTAACTAAAGATTCTAAATTTAATATTTCCTCTAATGTTACTCCTTCTCTTAGTTCCATAAATGTTTCATCTTTAAATAATTTATCTATATCGTATCTTAAAGCATTCAATGGACATAATTGAATTTCTTTTATATAAGCCCAATTACCCTCTGCATTTGTCACTCTAATTTTAATTTCATCTGTTAAATATTCTACATTTTTTACATTTGTCCAATCATTCATAAAATCTGAACTATTGTATTCGCCAAAATTTATCCATTCCTTTGATAAAGTGTTTTTTACAAAAACTGAGTACCCTTTTATCATTCCAGGATCTAAACTTCTAAAACTAAATAATTTAACTTGCTCTAAAAGTGTTTCTTTCATTAGTTTTATATTAACATCTGTATAATCAGTAAAACCTTTAGAACGATAATCTGTATCTAAATTTTCATCAAAAGCTCTTTCTAACGAATATGAATTAGATATTTGATTTCCTTCAATTTCTAACATTTTTTCTCTTTTTATATAAGTTTCTATATCATTATATACAGAGAAATCTTTTAAAGGGTATGTATTTGCATTTAATGATAAAACTGAACTTATTCCATATATCTTTATTAGGGGTTCCGTCAGGAAAACGCGGTTTTACAACGTTAAGAAAATTAAAAAATTAATCGAACCTAATAAAATCAATATCTTATACCGTTCTGCTCCCGAAAACGCGGAATAACAACGCTAAGAACTGATTTTTAAGGATTTTTTGATTTTTTTTAAAATTTAACAACGTTAAGGATTAAAAAACAAGCCTATTGAGACACTGAAAACCCTTATTTTTCAAGGGGTCATAGAATATCTCAATAGAGTACAATCTATTGAAACATTTTGATTTTTGAGACAATCTTTAAAAATTCTAGTTTTTTAAGAACAAAAAAGCTTATAACCTTAATAAAATCAAAGACTTATATAGTGTTTCAAAATTCCTTAGCGTTGTTATTCCGCGTTTTCCTGATGGTACCCCTATTAAAGCATTATTTCCATTCAACTTTGGAAGATTTAAACTAAATTTATCTTCAACCTGTTCAATATAATCAAATGTTTTTTGAATTCTATTTTTAAAAGCATCCTTATATTCAAAAACTATTCTTTCTATTTCTCCAATAACCTCTAAATCGATTCTATCAAAAATCACTTCATTATTAACTGGAATTACCTCAAGAATAGGAGTTTTATTTTCAAAATATAACTCTAAAGCTTTTGAAACTAACTCTTTTAAATCTTCTGAGCTAACTACTCTTTCTTTTAAAGCTTTAATTAGTTTATAAGTTACACTATCTTTTAAAAGTGTATATGTTTCATCTGTAAATAAACTCTTTATTTCTGCTTCTAATAAACTATATTTATTTATTGATAATTCATTTATTAAAGCCCAGCTTCTACCTGCTTCTAAAATTCTTATACATATTTCATCTGTTAAATAAGGAATATTTTTTAAAATATGCATATTTGTTATAAATTCATCAATTTGTAATTTTCCAAATTCTAGCCAATTTTTAGAAACTGTATCTTTTATTAAAATCGTAGCTTTTTTTATTAATCCTGTTACTCCATTAGGACTATCAAATCTAAAGCTCGTTAAACCAATTTCATCTATAATTGATGCTTTTTTCAATTTTATATTAATATCTAAAAATTCATTAAATCCTCTAGAACGGAAATCAGTTTTTACATTTCCATCGAACATATTAGAAAGAGGATAGCTTTCATTTACATTATTACAACTTACAATTACTTCATCATAAGAAATTCTTTGTTCTAAATCTTCTATTAAAACAAATTCCTCTATTGCATGTTCTGTGAACTTTATATTTTTTATATCTTTTGCTGCATAGGCTTCTATCTTTACAGCTTTTGTATATGCATATCCTTCAAGAGTTATTATTCCTTTATCATCTATAATTTGAACTGAACAATCTTTTTCTTGTAAATTATGATATGTATCATAGTAACTTAAAAGAACCTTTTCTAATTTTCCAACTATATCAAACTCTATTGCTGAAAATACTTTTAAATCATCAAACTCTATTTCAATAGATTTTGGTGGTACTCCATCATAGAATAATTCAAATGCTCTATTTATTAAATCTCTATATTCTTGAGTTATTGTTACTAAATCAGATAATTCTTTTATCTCCTCAAATGTTACATCACTTCTTAGTGAAGTACACCACTTATCTGTAAATAAATATTCTATTCTAGCTTCTAAAGTACTAAAATGTAATATTTCAACTTCATTTATACAAACCCAATTTCTATCAGACTCATATATTCTTAAAATTAATTCATCTGTTAAAATAGGAGTAAAATCTAGTTCACGCCAGTTATCATTGTATTCTTCAACAACATATTCTCCTAAAAGAATTAATTTATCACCACTTAAATCTTTTCCTAAAAGTTCAAATCTTTTTATAGATCCTGATGTAAAATTAGGATTAAATCTTGTACTTAAAATTCTAAATTTATCAACTATTCTTAGGCTATTAAATTTAAAGTTATAATCATGATGTCCATTAAAAGTACTACTCATATGAGATTCACTTTTTTCATTTCCATCAAACATATTTATTAATGGAAAGTTTGAATTTTCATTTTTAGTAAATACTTCAACCATCTCTTTAGGCAATTTTTTTTCTATATCCTCTATTATTGCATACTTTTCAAAAGGATATTCAGAGAATGTTAAATCATTTATCTCTGTTACACCATATAATTCTATATATATTTTTTTTGTTAAAAATTTAGAAGTATCTATTGTTACATTTTCTCCATTTTGAATTAATGGAGCTACCAATTTTACGTTCTCGTTTTGTGTATTTATATAACCAATATAATTTTTTTCCATAATTCCATTAACTTTAAATTGGATATCATCTATAACTTTTAGTGTATCAAATTTTAATTCTAATGTTACTGGAGATTTATCTTCGTAATATAAATCTTCGGCTATATTTAAAAGATCCATATATTCTTTTGTGTTTTGAACTTGTTTTTTAAGATTTAATATATCCCAATATGTTACATCTTCTTTTAAAGAGTTGAACTCATTATTTAAGAAAAGATTTTTTATAGCTTTTTCTAAAAGACTATGTTGGTATATTTCAACTTCATTTATACAAATCCAATTTCTATCAGATTCATATACCCTTAAAATTAGCTCATTTGTTAAAGCTGGTTCAAAATTTAATTCACACCAATTATCATTGTACTCTTCAACAAAATAAGTTCCTAAAGAAACTAATTCATTACTACTTAAATCCTTATTAAATAGTTCAAATCTTTTTATAGATCCTGATGTAAAATTAGGATTAAATCTTGTACTTAAAATTTTAAATTTATCAACCATTTTTAATGTATCAAATTTAAAGTTGTAATCATGATGACCACTATAAGTTCCACTCATATGTGATTCACTTCTTTCATTTCCATCTAACATATTTGTTAATGGAAACTTTGAATTTTCATTTATTGTTAATATTTCTATACTCTCTTTAGAAATTTTTCTTTCTGCATCTTCAGTTAAAGCAAAATCAGATAAAGGATACTCTTTATATCTTATATCTATTGGATCACTTACACCATAAATTTCAACATAAATCTCTTTTGTAAGAATTTTAGGTATATTTAAAGTTTTATTTTCATTATTTTCTAATATTGGTGTAGAAATTTTTACCGATTCATTGGTAGAATTTATATAACTAACATTGTAAGCTTCTATCTCTCCGTAAGTTCTAAAAGTTATATTATCAACTACTTTTAAATCATCAAAAGTTAATCTAAACGTTCCTGGTACTTCTTTGCTTAAGTATATCTCTAATGCCTTATCTAAAAGATCATTAAAATATTGAGTATTTACAACTCTTGCTTTTAAATTCATAATCTCTTTGTAAGAAACATTAAATCTTATATCAGTTAATGTCTCATCTGTAAATAAATTTAAAATATCTCTTTCTAAAGTTGAATAATTATATAGCTCAATTTCATTTATATATGCCCATTTATTTTCTGAATCTTCAACTATTAGTGTTACTTCTTTAGTTAAATAAGGAGTCGTTTTTATTGTTAACCATTCATTCTTAAATTCATCAACTGTGTAGTTTCCTGCTTCAACCCAAGATTGATCCATTGGATTTTTTACCAAAATTCTGAATTTTTTTATAAGTCCAGATGTCGCTGCTCTATAACTTAATATATTAAATTTATCAATTAATCTTTCCTCATCTAAAGACATATGTATCCAAGCATAAGTTGAATATTTTTTTAATTGAGCATCTGAGTTTAAATCTCCATCAAAAGCTCTTTCTATTGGCTTTGTTGTCTCTGCTGGTGATGAAGTTAATGATAATGTATTTAAAAGTATTTTTCTTTCTATATCTTCATTTATACTAAATTTTTCTATAGGATATGTATTAAGTTCAATATCAGCTATTGCTTGAGCTCCCAAAATTTCAATAGTTAACTCTTGAACTAATGTTTTATTAAAATCTATTGTTACGATATTTTGAATTTGATTTATAGAAAACTCTTGTAACTTTTCGTTCCCATACCCATCTAAATATCTTAAAATTACTTTTTCTATAACTTCATTACATGAAAACTTTATTCTATCAATTATACTCAGATTATTTATTAATTTATTTACGTAAGTATTTTTCAACATATTTCCTCCTATTAATTAGTTTCTTTTTAAAATTTCATTAAATCTTCTTACTTCTTCTAACTTATATTCTCTTTGATTCTCATAAGTTACTAAATTTATATCAATATGCATTGGAGGATATTTTCTACATTTTTCAACTATTTCTTGAGACAGTTCATAAACATCTTTAAAATAAATTGAAAGATCTCTTTCTAATGTTTCAGATGCAACTAATACCAAATTATCTAAACTTGCTTTGGATAATCCTCTAACTATTTTAGGAATTAATCTTTCTGTCCCATAAATCAATCTTATTTTTGACCAAATATTTAAAGTTGAATCCTCTATTTTTGGTTGATTTCTTAAGTATCTTATATGAAGTTCTTGTTTTAATAATGATTTTAAAACTTTTGCTACTTCTGAACCAAGTATCTCTTCATTAAAAAACAACTCACTTATAACAGTGCAAAACTCCTCATTTATGCAACCTTGTATTTTCTTATTAAAAAACTTTTCTGGTAAGTTTGCAAAACTTAAATAACTTCCAAATTCTGTTTTTTCACAACTTGGTTTTCTATCTGAAGCTTCTCCTTGAGCTAATATTATCTTAAA from Candidatus Cetobacterium colombiensis encodes:
- a CDS encoding M60 family metallopeptidase, with product MLEIEGNQISNSYSLERAFDENLDTDYRSKGFTDYTDVNIKLMKETLLEQVKLFSFRSLDPGMIKGYSVFVKNTLSKEWINFGEYNSSDFMNDWTNVKNVEYLTDEIKIRVTNAEGNWAYIKEIQLCPLNALRYDIDKLFKDETFMELREGVTLEEILNLESLVKKDSTLIKKLQLAKFLFETLTFEEIEIPLNEIKIFDRIEFITEGEISKIHLKYIDTLGYEREKEVIFNINGDNVIVEFEKIMTSKAALIIYGKDQTYGIQKIYQIKTNSYNFEEFSIDNDTDKRLQRESFSLRNSALNAPYNKIENIFDGDLTGQIHFKTTPGAYIYLKLDKPMLIEAGRVMSYRKNSTSGFLQKYKISLKNNFDGSWVDLGSYQREEYENDWLEIKGEKYLTDEIWINLEQGENNWMFINELEIFIYNLLEEKINNLFKTSECLELKDTVTGEEISELLSKDLYTQEYIDKLVLAKKLYIEKISSPIEYEVNNNEILIANGLEIYFEELPDKILDTSVYYKDSFGNQKYIKDLKLSLDLENKKVIGIFSEKVLINPQIQISLDEDEKWKVKFGQLKIINQNGLFNNEDISNIYPSELITLETTCVEKVGLENILDGNNETYYQSSELGEVIFKFQDKKIFNNLNLLSEISGETIGRVYSAIVFYRVENQDKWEKLKEYENNSPTSLFQIEFPHILAKEIRIVFRKTINSQIIINNVEFNIYNRLHENIRKLFKDKEMFTELNSNVTKEFVQRLKSKLSSEISEVSTQLKIAENIINNNGEMEYDIFRLNPLEKEVGYYYSILNIKYHSGRIYPTPYYIYPNVDQIIISNRDLRLELCLADHKPLSEHTFYIKKGINIVNLGDKTGHVFINGHTTGDRKEEIKLYTTDKVTGLHYKYGYTTEDEFYSKERNLTYPELDHVSSNTAYVEGKNFTAALRYDWIRENIPNGKLTTKVETLDEFLDFLYYIAEVDTYFENAIPYKRLLWEGGNANPHAGVSFGGAYTAYANNPLAILDRELANYAKSWVVGHEVGHELDYGDYSMGLFGEVFNNWFAEEARLKYLNNPRCAGNMINITDTEMSIYEMGFFEKLAFWIKLRLYYNDGDFFVKYHNMMRNLPTEFEIFEIPDRLSIISSMIIGRDTSDYFMRHKFPLTQPAIEICNKYPKFSIDITKINWENQFEFRAEEKKRIYEIYREKV
- a CDS encoding discoidin domain-containing protein, with amino-acid sequence MLKNTYVNKLINNLSIIDRIKFSCNEVIEKVILRYLDGYGNEKLQEFSINQIQNIVTIDFNKTLVQELTIEILGAQAIADIELNTYPIEKFSINEDIERKILLNTLSLTSSPAETTKPIERAFDGDLNSDAQLKKYSTYAWIHMSLDEERLIDKFNILSYRAATSGLIKKFRILVKNPMDQSWVEAGNYTVDEFKNEWLTIKTTPYLTKEVTLIVEDSENKWAYINEIELYNYSTLERDILNLFTDETLTDIRFNVSYKEIMNLKARVVNTQYFNDLLDKALEIYLSKEVPGTFRLTFDDLKVVDNITFRTYGEIEAYNVSYINSTNESVKISTPILENNENKTLNIPKILTKEIYVEIYGVSDPIDIRYKEYPLSDFALTEDAERKISKESIEILTINENSKFPLTNMLDGNERSESHMSGTYSGHHDYNFKFDTLKMVDKFKILSTRFNPNFTSGSIKRFELFNKDLSSNELVSLGTYFVEEYNDNWCELNFEPALTNELILRVYESDRNWICINEVEIYQHSLLEKAIKNLFLNNEFNSLKEDVTYWDILNLKKQVQNTKEYMDLLNIAEDLYYEDKSPVTLELKFDTLKVIDDIQFKVNGIMEKNYIGYINTQNENVKLVAPLIQNGENVTIDTSKFLTKKIYIELYGVTEINDLTFSEYPFEKYAIIEDIEKKLPKEMVEVFTKNENSNFPLINMFDGNEKSESHMSSTFNGHHDYNFKFNSLRIVDKFRILSTRFNPNFTSGSIKRFELLGKDLSGDKLILLGEYVVEEYNDNWRELDFTPILTDELILRIYESDRNWVCINEVEILHFSTLEARIEYLFTDKWCTSLRSDVTFEEIKELSDLVTITQEYRDLINRAFELFYDGVPPKSIEIEFDDLKVFSAIEFDIVGKLEKVLLSYYDTYHNLQEKDCSVQIIDDKGIITLEGYAYTKAVKIEAYAAKDIKNIKFTEHAIEEFVLIEDLEQRISYDEVIVSCNNVNESYPLSNMFDGNVKTDFRSRGFNEFLDINIKLKKASIIDEIGLTSFRFDSPNGVTGLIKKATILIKDTVSKNWLEFGKLQIDEFITNMHILKNIPYLTDEICIRILEAGRSWALINELSINKYSLLEAEIKSLFTDETYTLLKDSVTYKLIKALKERVVSSEDLKELVSKALELYFENKTPILEVIPVNNEVIFDRIDLEVIGEIERIVFEYKDAFKNRIQKTFDYIEQVEDKFSLNLPKLNGNNALIGVPSGKRGITTLRNFETLYKSLILLRL